A single window of Nocardia sp. NBC_01327 DNA harbors:
- a CDS encoding FAD-dependent monooxygenase, whose amino-acid sequence MTSSENTSVLVVGGGLVGLSTALLLQYHGIDFVLAERRAHASVLPRSRGVHTRTVEIFRQLGIEERVQQVTASALARGHFGGARLGKTLLASESLDMGAVRGGPGGRGAADSPSGFCFCPQVLLEPALAEVARERGGGLRFGTELTTWTQDADGVSATLTDRATGQVSTLRAEYLIAADGAASPIREAAGITGWTLPPTHYYLNVFVRADLTGLIGDRTFSQCEITNDAVRGVILSKNNTDEWSFHLEYDPERESIDDYSDAGLIDLVHAAIGTDEIPVEILARSVWDTGVHVADDYRRGRVLLAGDAAHSHAPWGGFGANAGIADAHNLIWKLSSVLSGAAAPALLDTYQPERRPCAVTAAVQARLRTEFHSRYGLATSDNAETLAQQIDSGAIIHRYRYASAAVISEHTGATVDRFAGQAGTRVPHVWLESEGRQISTLDLCGPGFTILTDQDPADWRAAAESAHAATGLAITVHHLGKNAELTDPHAEWRDRNELPGGGALLVRPDEHVAARSDEGLTPRNLTTLLERITGTAAAMGTSV is encoded by the coding sequence ATGACATCGTCGGAAAACACATCCGTACTCGTCGTCGGCGGCGGGCTGGTCGGGTTGTCCACCGCACTTCTACTGCAGTACCACGGGATCGATTTCGTGCTGGCCGAGCGCCGCGCGCACGCCTCGGTGCTACCGCGCTCACGCGGAGTGCATACCCGCACGGTCGAGATATTTCGCCAATTGGGCATCGAGGAGCGTGTACAGCAGGTCACCGCCTCCGCCCTGGCGCGCGGGCACTTCGGCGGTGCGCGACTGGGAAAGACGCTGCTGGCATCGGAATCATTGGATATGGGCGCCGTGCGCGGCGGGCCCGGCGGCAGGGGAGCGGCGGACAGTCCCTCCGGATTCTGTTTCTGCCCACAGGTTCTGCTGGAACCCGCACTTGCCGAGGTGGCTCGCGAACGCGGTGGTGGTCTGCGATTCGGCACCGAGCTCACGACGTGGACGCAGGATGCGGACGGGGTGTCGGCCACACTCACCGACCGGGCCACCGGTCAGGTGAGCACGCTGCGCGCCGAATACCTGATTGCCGCCGACGGCGCGGCCAGCCCGATCCGTGAAGCCGCAGGCATCACGGGCTGGACGCTGCCGCCGACCCACTACTATCTCAATGTCTTCGTTCGCGCCGACCTGACCGGGCTGATCGGCGATCGCACGTTCAGTCAGTGCGAGATCACCAATGACGCTGTGCGAGGGGTGATCCTGTCGAAGAACAATACCGATGAGTGGTCCTTCCACCTCGAATACGATCCCGAGCGCGAGAGCATCGACGACTATTCCGACGCCGGTCTCATCGACCTGGTGCATGCGGCGATCGGCACCGATGAGATACCGGTCGAGATATTGGCGCGCAGCGTCTGGGATACGGGTGTCCATGTCGCCGACGACTATCGGCGCGGGCGCGTCCTGCTGGCCGGCGATGCCGCGCACAGCCACGCTCCCTGGGGTGGATTCGGCGCCAATGCCGGAATTGCGGACGCGCACAACCTGATCTGGAAGCTGTCCTCGGTCCTCAGCGGCGCCGCCGCGCCCGCACTGTTGGACACCTACCAGCCCGAACGCCGCCCCTGCGCGGTCACCGCGGCCGTCCAGGCTCGGCTGCGTACCGAGTTTCACAGTCGCTACGGGCTGGCGACCTCCGACAATGCCGAGACCCTCGCGCAGCAGATCGATTCCGGTGCGATCATCCACCGTTACCGATACGCCTCTGCCGCAGTGATTTCCGAGCACACCGGCGCGACGGTCGATCGGTTCGCCGGACAGGCGGGCACCCGCGTGCCGCACGTGTGGCTCGAATCGGAGGGGCGGCAGATCTCCACCCTCGATCTCTGTGGTCCCGGCTTCACCATCCTGACCGACCAAGACCCGGCCGACTGGCGTGCGGCGGCCGAAAGCGCGCATGCCGCAACCGGACTCGCAATCACGGTTCATCACCTGGGCAAGAATGCCGAGCTGACCGACCCGCACGCAGAGTGGCGTGATCGAAACGAATTGCCCGGCGGCGGAGCACTACTCGTGCGTCCGGACGAACACGTCGCAGCCCGCTCGGACGAAGGCCTGACTCCCCGCAACCTGACCACGCTGCTCGAGCGAATCACCGGCACGGCAGCGGCCATGGGCACGTCCGTGTAG
- a CDS encoding TetR family transcriptional regulator, with translation MEDTDPGLRERKKRATRQRIADAAIELFAARGFDQTTVAEVAAASDVSVKTVFNYFPAKEDLFFDRADEVEQRWLIALADRLPEESILAGLRRRALFRFSDHPNGPGGHFRKVLAGSTTLQARGQQMWADHEDALTLGLAELLGTAPDDPTPRVLAHQTLSVHSMTVRMVDIWTRAGIPGPEVRERALGLINRSFDILDRGLA, from the coding sequence GTGGAAGACACCGATCCCGGGCTGCGGGAACGCAAGAAGCGAGCAACCCGTCAGCGCATCGCGGATGCGGCGATAGAGTTGTTCGCGGCCCGAGGTTTCGACCAGACCACCGTCGCCGAGGTGGCCGCAGCCTCGGACGTCTCGGTCAAAACGGTCTTCAATTACTTTCCCGCCAAAGAGGATCTGTTCTTCGACCGCGCCGACGAAGTCGAACAGCGCTGGCTCATCGCCCTTGCCGACCGCCTGCCGGAGGAGTCGATCCTGGCGGGGCTGCGTCGCCGAGCGCTGTTCCGGTTCAGTGATCATCCCAATGGGCCGGGCGGGCATTTCCGAAAAGTCCTGGCGGGCAGCACAACCCTGCAGGCGCGCGGTCAGCAGATGTGGGCCGATCACGAGGATGCGCTCACCCTGGGCCTGGCCGAATTGCTCGGCACCGCACCCGATGACCCGACGCCTCGCGTACTCGCGCACCAGACGCTCAGCGTCCACTCCATGACGGTGCGAATGGTCGATATCTGGACGCGCGCCGGAATTCCCGGGCCGGAGGTCCGCGAGCGAGCGCTCGGGTTGATCAACCGATCCTTCGACATCCTCGATCGCGGTCTGGCTTAA
- a CDS encoding cytochrome P450: MGLRFDLYDFSINQDPYPVYARLREEAPVFRNDELDFWALSRHADVTTALRDTRRYSNSHGVLLEEGAWDPEVAPRFLSFLAMDAPQHTRMRSLVSRGFTPRRIAALEDRIRGIVRGYLDVALQSDEFDLVTDLAGKVPTDVICELSGVPESDWPAVGRMMINVMYRVDNVPGIPPEAMEAAVGLYGYYAELVTDRRSHPRDDMASTLVQASADGDSLTDEEIIGFMFLMIGAGNQTTAHLLGNAWYWAWHNPDQRKAGLGGRIVDWIEESLRYDHPSPASARLLTEDVTLHDVTIPAGERVLLLMGSANRDPRVFPDPERFDLDRDTKAMATFGGGPHFCLGSSLARLESRVVLEELSARITDYEIDEQRAVRTHAASVHGFTAMPTTLTLR; the protein is encoded by the coding sequence GTGGGGCTGCGTTTCGATTTGTACGACTTTTCGATCAACCAGGACCCGTATCCGGTCTATGCGAGATTGCGGGAGGAGGCGCCGGTCTTCCGCAATGACGAGCTGGACTTCTGGGCGCTGTCTCGGCACGCGGATGTCACTACAGCGCTGCGGGATACGCGACGGTACTCCAATTCGCACGGGGTGCTGCTCGAGGAAGGAGCGTGGGATCCCGAGGTAGCCCCCAGGTTCCTGTCGTTCCTGGCCATGGACGCGCCCCAGCACACCCGGATGCGGTCCCTGGTGTCTCGCGGGTTCACTCCCCGGCGCATCGCGGCGCTGGAGGACCGGATCCGCGGCATTGTGCGCGGATATCTGGATGTGGCACTGCAATCCGACGAGTTCGACCTGGTGACCGATCTGGCGGGGAAGGTCCCGACGGATGTGATCTGCGAACTCAGCGGAGTGCCCGAGTCGGATTGGCCGGCGGTGGGCCGGATGATGATCAACGTGATGTACCGGGTGGACAATGTGCCCGGCATTCCGCCCGAGGCGATGGAAGCGGCTGTCGGACTGTACGGCTACTACGCCGAACTCGTCACCGACCGGCGCAGCCACCCGCGTGACGATATGGCCTCGACCCTGGTGCAGGCCTCGGCCGACGGAGACAGCCTCACCGACGAAGAGATCATCGGCTTCATGTTCCTGATGATCGGCGCGGGCAACCAGACCACCGCGCACCTGCTCGGCAATGCCTGGTACTGGGCCTGGCACAACCCCGATCAGCGCAAGGCCGGTCTCGGCGGGCGGATCGTGGACTGGATCGAGGAGTCCCTGCGCTATGACCATCCGTCGCCGGCGTCGGCCCGCCTGCTCACCGAGGACGTCACGCTGCACGACGTGACCATCCCCGCCGGGGAGCGCGTCCTACTGCTGATGGGGTCCGCCAACCGGGACCCCCGGGTCTTCCCGGACCCCGAGCGCTTCGATCTGGACCGGGATACCAAGGCCATGGCCACTTTCGGCGGCGGACCGCACTTCTGCCTCGGATCCTCCCTCGCGCGCCTGGAATCCCGGGTGGTCCTGGAGGAACTGTCCGCCCGCATCACCGACTACGAGATCGACGAGCAGCGAGCCGTGCGCACCCACGCGGCCAGCGTCCACGGCTTCACCGCCATGCCGACCACGCTCACCTTGCGCTGA
- the dinB gene encoding DNA polymerase IV, which translates to MFVSGAEIDQPSRPERASILHADLDSFYASVEQRDNPRLRGKPVLVGSGVVLAASYEAKAFGVRTPMNARQALRLCPHAIVVPPRMDAYAQASRAVFDIFRDTTPEVEGLSIDEAFLDVGGLWRIAGTPVEIARRLRARVRDEAGLPISVGVARTKFLAKVASAVSKPDGLLEVPPDRELEFLHPLPVERLWGVGEVTARELRERGITKVGQLAELGEGALAATVGQGAGRHLYALSWARDPRRVDTGKRRRSIGAQRALGRRARADDELEAYLHGLADRLGRRLRSADRVCRTVVLRLRFDDFTRATRSHTLPQATDHSAVVLHAARTLLTAALPTIHERGVTLIGLSLTNLDNADTMQLALPLESRADSTLDSTLDALHTRFGSGAVTRAALLGRGEGFSIPMLPD; encoded by the coding sequence ATGTTCGTGTCCGGTGCTGAGATCGATCAACCGAGCCGCCCGGAGCGGGCGTCGATTCTGCATGCGGATCTCGACTCCTTCTATGCCTCGGTCGAGCAGCGGGACAATCCGCGGCTGCGGGGGAAGCCGGTGCTCGTCGGGTCCGGCGTGGTGCTCGCGGCCAGCTACGAGGCGAAGGCGTTCGGAGTGCGCACGCCCATGAATGCACGGCAAGCGCTGCGGCTGTGCCCGCACGCGATCGTGGTGCCGCCGCGGATGGACGCCTATGCCCAGGCGAGCCGGGCGGTATTCGATATCTTCCGGGACACCACCCCCGAGGTGGAGGGGCTGTCGATCGACGAGGCGTTCCTCGATGTCGGCGGATTGTGGCGCATCGCCGGAACTCCGGTGGAGATCGCCCGTAGGCTGCGCGCGCGGGTGCGCGATGAGGCCGGACTGCCCATTTCGGTCGGTGTGGCCCGCACCAAATTCCTCGCCAAGGTGGCCAGCGCGGTATCGAAACCCGATGGGCTGCTGGAGGTTCCGCCCGATCGAGAGCTGGAGTTCCTGCATCCGCTGCCGGTGGAGCGACTGTGGGGCGTCGGTGAGGTGACCGCGCGGGAATTGCGCGAACGCGGCATCACCAAGGTGGGGCAGCTCGCGGAACTGGGCGAGGGCGCCTTGGCCGCGACGGTCGGGCAGGGTGCCGGGCGGCATCTGTATGCGCTGTCGTGGGCGCGGGATCCGCGCCGGGTCGATACCGGCAAACGCCGGCGATCCATCGGCGCGCAGCGTGCTCTAGGGCGTCGCGCCCGGGCCGACGACGAACTCGAGGCGTATCTGCACGGTCTGGCGGACCGGCTCGGCCGCCGGCTGCGCTCGGCCGACCGGGTATGCCGAACCGTGGTGCTGCGCTTGCGATTCGACGACTTCACCCGGGCGACCCGTTCGCACACCCTGCCGCAGGCGACCGACCACAGCGCGGTGGTCCTGCATGCCGCCCGCACACTCCTGACCGCCGCGCTACCCACCATTCACGAGCGCGGCGTGACCCTCATCGGACTGTCACTGACCAACCTCGACAATGCCGACACCATGCAGCTGGCGCTCCCTCTCGAATCCCGCGCGGACTCCACTCTCGATTCGACCCTGGATGCGCTGCACACTCGTTTCGGCTCCGGCGCCGTCACCCGTGCCGCGCTTCTCGGTCGCGGAGAAGGCTTTTCGATCCCGATGCTCCCCGACTGA